From Trueperaceae bacterium, the proteins below share one genomic window:
- a CDS encoding riboflavin synthase: MFTGIVEEVGSIAEATESPNGTLRVAISASLPFVTALAVGDSVAVSGCCLTVVERACGSSGTFSVDLVEETLQRTAPRWQPGADVNLEQAMRAGGALGGHVVTGHVDGVAEVVSVDVAPGSHLVRLRVPARLAGQVVPKGSVAIDGVSLTVVDVGGPGGTRADWPATDFSVSLVPHTLAVTTLSSLRAGDSVNLETDVLAKHVERLLALREAGHG, from the coding sequence ATGTTCACCGGCATCGTGGAGGAGGTCGGCTCGATCGCCGAGGCGACCGAGTCGCCGAACGGGACGCTGCGCGTCGCGATCTCGGCCAGCCTCCCGTTCGTGACGGCCCTGGCCGTGGGCGACTCCGTGGCGGTCTCGGGCTGCTGCCTGACCGTCGTGGAGCGCGCCTGCGGCTCCAGCGGCACGTTCTCCGTCGACCTCGTCGAGGAGACCCTGCAGCGCACGGCGCCGCGCTGGCAGCCCGGCGCCGACGTGAACCTCGAGCAGGCGATGCGCGCCGGCGGGGCGCTCGGCGGCCACGTCGTGACGGGTCACGTCGACGGCGTGGCCGAGGTCGTGTCGGTCGACGTCGCGCCCGGCTCGCACCTCGTCCGCCTCCGGGTGCCGGCCCGCCTGGCCGGGCAGGTGGTGCCGAAGGGCAGCGTGGCCATCGACGGGGTGAGCCTGACGGTGGTGGACGTCGGGGGACCCGGCGGCACGCGCGCCGACTGGCCGGCCACCGACTTCAGCGTGTCGCTGGTCCCCCACACGCTGGCGGTCACGACGCTCTCCAGCCTGCGCGCCGGCGACAGCGTGAACCTCGAGACCGACGTGCTGGCCAAGCACGTCGAGAGGCTCCTGGCGCTGAGGGAGGCCGGCCATGGCTGA
- the ribD gene encoding bifunctional diaminohydroxyphosphoribosylaminopyrimidine deaminase/5-amino-6-(5-phosphoribosylamino)uracil reductase RibD has translation MRRALELAARGRGRTSPNPMVGCVLVSPEGEVVGEGWHPFAGGPHAEAAALAAAGDAARGATAYVTLEPCDHHGRTPPCTEALIEAGVAEVVIAHLDPDPRVSGRGVERLEAAGVRVSVGTLAAEAEALNEAYLTAQRLGRPFVLYKAATTLDGKTATAAGESRWITGEAARERVHAWRDELDAIAVGVGTVLRDDPALTTRLPGGRTPLKVVFDSSLRTPPTARLLDPDPEGEPARVVVYAAAGAPEGRARRLEERGAEVVTLPAPDGRPDVGAALRDLGRRLVRSLLLEGGGTLAWSFLARRAVDRVAFFIAPKLLGGPAPGPVAGPGVPALPCAYALADVRSERVGDDLLVQGRVVYPEVG, from the coding sequence ATGCGCCGCGCGCTCGAGCTGGCCGCGCGCGGCCGCGGACGGACCTCGCCCAACCCCATGGTCGGCTGCGTGCTGGTGAGCCCCGAGGGCGAGGTCGTCGGCGAGGGCTGGCACCCGTTCGCGGGCGGCCCGCACGCCGAGGCCGCGGCGCTGGCGGCGGCCGGCGACGCCGCGCGGGGCGCCACCGCCTACGTGACGCTCGAGCCCTGCGACCACCACGGGCGCACGCCGCCGTGCACCGAGGCGCTCATAGAGGCGGGCGTCGCCGAGGTCGTGATCGCGCACCTCGACCCCGACCCGCGGGTGTCCGGCCGGGGCGTGGAGCGCCTCGAGGCCGCGGGAGTCCGCGTGAGCGTCGGCACCCTGGCCGCCGAGGCCGAGGCGCTCAACGAGGCCTACCTGACGGCGCAGCGGCTGGGCCGGCCCTTCGTGCTCTACAAGGCCGCCACCACGCTCGACGGCAAGACGGCCACGGCGGCCGGCGAGTCGCGCTGGATCACCGGCGAGGCCGCGCGGGAGCGCGTGCACGCCTGGCGCGACGAGCTCGACGCCATCGCCGTCGGGGTGGGTACGGTCCTGCGCGACGACCCCGCCCTCACGACCCGCCTGCCCGGCGGGCGCACCCCCCTGAAGGTCGTCTTCGACAGCTCCCTGCGCACGCCGCCCACGGCCCGGCTGCTCGACCCCGACCCCGAGGGCGAGCCGGCCAGGGTGGTCGTCTACGCCGCCGCGGGGGCTCCCGAGGGGCGCGCCCGGCGCCTGGAGGAGCGCGGCGCCGAGGTCGTCACGCTCCCCGCGCCGGACGGACGCCCCGACGTGGGCGCGGCCCTTCGCGACCTGGGGCGGAGGCTGGTGCGCAGCCTGCTGCTCGAGGGCGGAGGCACCCTGGCCTGGAGCTTCCTGGCGCGCCGCGCCGTCGACAGGGTGGCCTTCTTCATCGCTCCCAAGCTCCTCGGCGGTCCGGCGCCCGGCCCGGTCGCGGGCCCCGGCGTGCCGGCGCTGCCATGCGCTTACGCGCTCGCGGACGTGCGGAGCGAACGCGTCGGCGACGACCTGCTCGTGCAGGGTCGCGTCGTCTACCCGGAGGTAGGTTGA
- a CDS encoding aminopeptidase, whose product MNGSEHDRRLDRYADLLLRVGVNLQPGQKLIFRTSTEAIELTRLVVAKAYQMGSPYVEVFWSDEGVTRARFLHAPDGSFDIVPEHQAERIVQLAREGAASLSVSADDPDNLAGTDPRRMATYLEHWRPRMKPYYELSMSDRVAWSGAAAASPAWARRVFPDLPEDEALARLWDAIFDAVRLDAADPAAAWREHTDALRARKERLNARRYAALRFRGPGTDLRVGLADGHQWDGGASFTPAGVEFVANMPTEEVFTAPHSRRVDGVVRATKPLAYAGTLIDGFELTFEGGAVTKAVARLGQEALDHVLATDAGARRLGEVALVPASSPIARTGLLFYETLFDENAACHIALGQGYAMTLQGGQGMSPDERRAAGLNESLTHVDFMIGSAELDVDGELPTGELEPVMRAGEWVD is encoded by the coding sequence ATGAACGGCAGCGAGCACGATAGGCGCCTGGACCGCTACGCCGACCTGCTCTTGCGGGTCGGCGTCAACCTCCAGCCCGGCCAGAAGCTGATCTTCCGCACGAGCACCGAGGCCATCGAGCTGACGAGGCTGGTCGTCGCCAAGGCCTACCAGATGGGCAGCCCGTACGTCGAGGTCTTCTGGAGCGACGAGGGGGTCACGCGCGCTCGCTTCCTGCACGCCCCGGACGGCAGCTTCGACATCGTCCCCGAGCACCAAGCCGAGCGGATCGTGCAGCTCGCGCGGGAGGGCGCGGCGTCGCTGTCGGTGTCGGCCGACGACCCTGACAACCTCGCCGGCACCGACCCGCGCCGGATGGCCACCTACCTCGAGCACTGGCGCCCGCGCATGAAGCCGTACTACGAGCTGTCGATGAGCGACAGGGTCGCCTGGTCGGGCGCCGCGGCCGCCTCGCCGGCGTGGGCGCGGCGGGTGTTCCCCGACCTGCCCGAGGACGAGGCCCTGGCGAGGCTGTGGGACGCGATCTTCGACGCCGTGAGGCTAGACGCCGCGGACCCCGCCGCCGCCTGGCGCGAGCACACCGACGCCCTGCGGGCCAGGAAGGAGCGCCTCAACGCGCGGCGGTACGCCGCGCTGCGCTTCCGCGGGCCCGGCACCGACCTGCGCGTCGGGCTCGCCGACGGCCACCAGTGGGACGGCGGGGCGTCGTTCACGCCCGCCGGCGTCGAGTTCGTCGCCAACATGCCCACCGAGGAGGTCTTCACGGCGCCGCATAGCCGGCGCGTCGACGGCGTCGTGCGCGCCACGAAGCCGCTGGCCTACGCCGGCACGCTGATCGACGGCTTCGAGCTGACGTTCGAGGGCGGAGCCGTGACCAAGGCCGTGGCCCGCCTGGGCCAGGAGGCGCTCGACCACGTACTGGCCACCGACGCGGGCGCCAGGCGCCTGGGCGAGGTCGCTCTCGTGCCGGCCTCGAGCCCGATCGCCCGCACGGGGCTGCTCTTCTACGAGACGCTCTTCGACGAGAACGCCGCCTGCCACATCGCTCTGGGCCAGGGCTACGCGATGACCCTGCAGGGCGGGCAAGGCATGTCGCCCGACGAGAGGCGCGCCGCCGGGCTGAACGAGTCGCTGACGCACGTCGACTTCATGATCGGCTCGGCCGAGCTCGACGTCGACGGCGAGCTGCCCACGGGCGAGCTCGAGCCCGTGATGCGCGCGGGCGAGTGGGTGGACTGA
- the recQ gene encoding DNA helicase RecQ yields MGGLTAGETATGHEGGARHGGAREVLRSVFGYDSFRGLQREVIDTVLAGRDALVLMPTGGGKSLCYQVPAVLLPGTTVVVSPLIALMHDQVAGLELLGVRAAYLNSSLEPGRARAVESAAAAGRLDLLYVAPERLLTERFLALLDGLHRRGLLDMFAIDEAHCVSQWGHDFRPEYLGLGMLAERYPGVRRLALTATADARTRREIVEKLGLEGARTFVASFDRPNIRYRVVEKRDAKAQLLDFYRRAHAGEAGIVYCLSRQGVDATAEWLRQRGVNALSYHAGLGAEERRERQERFLRENGVVMVATVAFGMGIDKPDVRFVAHLDLPKGLEAYYQETGRAGRDGEPAEAFMTYGLQDVVRVTHLLGGGDELHKRAERQRLEALLAYCETAGCRRQALLAYFGEELPGPCGNCDTCLEPVETFDGTVAAQKLLSTVARTGQRFGVGHLIDVLLGKATDRVRSLRHDRLSTFGIGTELDGAGWRSVVRQLLAGGQLVPDPDGYGGLRLGPRAAAVLRGEAEVVLRRDRVAPRTRRRAGARAAEPLASSADEALFQELRALRTAIAREAGVPPYVVFHDSTLREMAALRPTDLDALSRVSGVGAAKLERYGERFLAVIRHSG; encoded by the coding sequence GTGGGTGGACTGACGGCGGGAGAGACGGCGACGGGGCACGAGGGCGGTGCGCGCCACGGCGGCGCCCGCGAGGTGCTGAGGTCCGTCTTCGGCTACGACTCCTTCCGCGGCCTGCAGCGAGAGGTCATCGACACCGTCCTGGCGGGGCGCGACGCGCTGGTGCTCATGCCCACCGGCGGGGGCAAGTCGCTCTGCTACCAGGTGCCGGCCGTGCTGCTGCCCGGCACGACCGTGGTGGTCTCGCCGCTGATCGCCCTGATGCACGACCAGGTGGCGGGCCTCGAGCTGCTGGGCGTGCGAGCTGCCTACCTGAACAGCAGCCTGGAGCCGGGCCGGGCGCGCGCCGTGGAGAGCGCGGCCGCGGCCGGGCGCCTCGACCTCCTCTACGTGGCGCCCGAGCGACTCCTCACCGAGCGCTTCCTGGCCCTGCTCGACGGCCTCCACCGACGCGGGCTCCTCGACATGTTCGCGATCGACGAGGCGCACTGCGTCTCGCAGTGGGGCCACGACTTCCGCCCCGAGTACCTCGGCCTGGGCATGCTGGCCGAGCGCTACCCGGGCGTGAGGCGGCTGGCGCTGACGGCCACCGCCGACGCGCGCACGCGGCGCGAGATCGTCGAGAAGCTGGGGCTCGAGGGCGCGCGCACGTTCGTGGCCAGCTTCGACAGGCCGAACATCCGCTACCGCGTGGTGGAGAAGCGCGACGCCAAGGCGCAGCTCCTCGACTTCTACCGGCGCGCGCACGCCGGGGAGGCGGGCATCGTCTACTGCCTGTCGCGCCAGGGCGTCGACGCCACCGCCGAGTGGCTGCGCCAGCGGGGCGTGAACGCGCTCTCCTACCACGCCGGCCTGGGCGCGGAGGAGCGGCGCGAGCGCCAGGAGCGCTTCCTGCGCGAGAACGGTGTCGTGATGGTGGCGACCGTGGCCTTCGGCATGGGCATCGACAAGCCCGACGTGCGGTTCGTCGCCCACCTCGACCTGCCCAAGGGCCTCGAGGCCTACTACCAGGAGACGGGCCGGGCCGGACGCGACGGCGAGCCCGCCGAGGCGTTCATGACCTACGGCCTCCAGGACGTGGTCAGGGTGACGCACCTGCTGGGCGGGGGCGACGAGCTCCACAAGCGCGCCGAGCGCCAGCGGCTCGAGGCCCTGCTGGCCTACTGCGAGACGGCCGGCTGCCGGCGCCAGGCGCTGCTGGCGTACTTCGGCGAGGAGCTCCCCGGCCCGTGCGGCAACTGCGACACCTGCCTCGAGCCCGTCGAGACGTTCGACGGCACCGTGGCCGCCCAGAAGCTCCTCTCCACGGTGGCGAGGACCGGCCAGCGCTTCGGCGTCGGGCACCTGATCGACGTCCTGCTCGGCAAGGCCACGGACCGGGTGAGGAGCCTGCGGCACGACAGGCTCTCGACGTTCGGGATCGGCACGGAGCTTGACGGGGCCGGCTGGCGGTCGGTCGTCAGGCAGCTGCTGGCGGGCGGGCAGCTGGTGCCCGACCCCGACGGGTACGGCGGCCTCCGTCTGGGGCCGAGGGCCGCCGCCGTGCTGCGCGGGGAGGCGGAGGTCGTCCTGCGACGCGACAGGGTGGCGCCGCGGACGAGGCGCCGCGCCGGCGCGCGCGCTGCTGAGCCGCTGGCCTCCTCGGCCGACGAGGCCCTCTTCCAGGAGCTGCGCGCGCTGCGCACCGCCATCGCCAGGGAGGCCGGCGTGCCGCCCTACGTGGTGTTCCACGACAGCACGCTCCGCGAGATGGCCGCGCTGCGGCCCACCGACCTCGACGCGCTGTCGCGGGTCTCGGGCGTAGGAGCCGCGAAGCTCGAGCGCTACGGCGAGAGGTTCCTCGCGGTCATTCGCCACTCAGGCTAA
- a CDS encoding SRPBCC family protein, producing the protein MDESAGAAAGERIVKTVVLRAPIERVWRAITDHEEFGTWFKAEVDQPFELGRTQTGHITEPGYEFYQWRSTVVAMEEPRLFAFRWPNPADPRAASYDGAPETLVTFELEEVEEGTRLTITESGFEAIEESRRAQAVRQNTQGWDIQAQRIAAHLGA; encoded by the coding sequence ATGGACGAGTCGGCCGGCGCCGCCGCGGGCGAGCGCATCGTCAAGACGGTGGTGCTGAGGGCGCCCATCGAGAGGGTGTGGCGCGCGATCACCGACCACGAGGAGTTCGGTACGTGGTTCAAGGCCGAGGTCGACCAGCCGTTCGAGCTGGGCCGCACGCAGACCGGCCACATCACCGAGCCGGGCTACGAGTTCTACCAGTGGCGCTCGACCGTGGTGGCGATGGAGGAGCCGCGGCTGTTCGCGTTCCGCTGGCCGAACCCGGCCGACCCGCGCGCGGCCAGCTACGACGGCGCGCCCGAGACGCTCGTGACGTTCGAGCTCGAGGAGGTCGAGGAGGGCACGCGCCTGACGATCACCGAGTCGGGGTTCGAGGCCATCGAGGAGAGCAGGCGGGCGCAGGCCGTGCGCCAGAACACCCAGGGCTGGGACATCCAGGCGCAGCGCATCGCGGCGCACCTCGGCGCCTGA
- a CDS encoding metalloregulator ArsR/SmtB family transcription factor, translating into MTGVGGAARTPPARDAARAFAALGDPTRLELVRRLGAARRLNVTQLSAGVGVSRQAVSKHLAVLLGAGLVRRERSGRETLYELRREGVAAAGEYLRRVSEAWDAAIGRLRAHVEET; encoded by the coding sequence GTGACCGGCGTAGGCGGCGCCGCGCGGACGCCCCCCGCCAGGGACGCGGCGCGGGCGTTCGCGGCGCTGGGCGACCCCACGCGCCTCGAGCTGGTGCGGCGGCTGGGGGCGGCCCGGCGCCTCAACGTCACGCAGCTCAGCGCGGGCGTGGGCGTGAGCCGGCAGGCGGTCAGCAAGCACCTGGCCGTGCTGCTGGGAGCGGGGCTGGTGAGGCGCGAGCGGTCCGGCCGGGAGACGCTCTACGAGCTGCGCCGCGAGGGCGTGGCCGCGGCCGGCGAGTACCTGAGGCGCGTGTCGGAGGCCTGGGACGCGGCCATCGGGCGCCTGCGGGCGCACGTCGAGGAGACCTGA